The window ATCGAAACGGCGGTGCAGGGGAATACTGAAAACAACCCGCTGGAAGGGGCTATCTTTCTCTTTACCGGTACGTTGACGCAAATGTCGCGCAACGAGGCCAAACAACTGGTCAAGGATCGGGGCGGTAGGGTTGTTTCTGGGCTGAGTAAGAAGGTTACTCATCTTGTGGCTGGGGAGAAGGCTGGGAGTAAGCTGAAAAAGGCTGAGGAGCTGGGTGTTACTGTTGTTGATGAGGCGGCGTTTTTGGGGATTGTTGGTAGGGTGTAGCAGACAACTCTCATTTTTTAATTTGTCTGATTTCGTTATACTAAATAAGGCCTATATAGCTGGACTTTTTACGAATCCATCAAAGTTAAAAGAAAAAATATTATGAAGTCGGTACTGGTAATTCGTTTACAAATCTCTCTTGCAGTTATATTAATTTTTTTCTTTTGCTCTCAAGGATTAGCAAAAAATTCAAGCCTAATCCCAACAATATCACTTCTGCTTCTTGTTAAATATGACTGCAATGATGTAAGAAAGGGCACTGCATATTTAGACAACTGTGGAAAATGCGCTGGAGGCGATACAGGTAATTTAGCATGTACAATTATGCATGGTGGCAAGATGTGGCAGCAAGCAGATGATGAAATTAAAAGACAGTATGCAGCAGCGGTTACTTATTGCGATGAATTAGAGTTAGGTAATTATTCAGACTGGTACCTTCCTTCTTATGATGAACTGAAAGGTTTGGTAGTATGCACAGACGGTACACCCACACCATTGAAAGATTATCCGACTCAACCATTTAAATGTGGTTCAGAGGGGAGTTATGAATCACCAACAATTGATGCAGCATTTCATGCTGATACGGACAGATATTGGACATCGTATGAAAGCTCAAGCTATAGAATAGCGATTGATTTTAGTGATGGCGAAGCCTATGTATTTTACCAACCTTATTCATATCTTACACGATGCGTACGTTAACAATCTCACAAGAAAGAACCTAAATTGAGCATTTTTTATCGATTGGTTAATAAAAATAGGGCTACCAACTTAAGGCGGGACAGCCTGCAAAATCAGGCGATTGCGCAAACCGTCGCAAACTGTTCAGAGCGGGGGCTTTTGCCAAATTCGAAGACCTCAGAACCCGATTTTTTGTCCCGGCTTAAGCCGGTACCCAAAGGGTGTAGCTACCTAAATTTTCTTTTTATTAACATATCCACAAAAAAACAAATGAGGTTGTAATGGATAAAATTATTGAGCTTGTAAAGGAATTGGCAAAACTAAAAACTGCTAACCCTAAAGAAATAGCTGACAGTATTTCGATGGATATATCAAATGGAGATTTAGATAAATTAATCGAAGAACTTTATTCAATGGGGTGGGTAGAGAGTCTTCATAGACAGACGAGGAGTGGTAAGTCACCAGAATATAACCAAGTTACTATCACAAAAGAAGGTATATACGCTGCTGAAAATCCCCCCACCGAATAACCTATCGATAATGATCAAACAACAACTCTTCCCGTGAGGAGATAATCCCTCG is drawn from Candidatus Electrothrix rattekaaiensis and contains these coding sequences:
- a CDS encoding DUF1566 domain-containing protein, which translates into the protein MKSVLVIRLQISLAVILIFFFCSQGLAKNSSLIPTISLLLLVKYDCNDVRKGTAYLDNCGKCAGGDTGNLACTIMHGGKMWQQADDEIKRQYAAAVTYCDELELGNYSDWYLPSYDELKGLVVCTDGTPTPLKDYPTQPFKCGSEGSYESPTIDAAFHADTDRYWTSYESSSYRIAIDFSDGEAYVFYQPYSYLTRCVR